One window of the Colletotrichum destructivum chromosome 6, complete sequence genome contains the following:
- a CDS encoding Putative nitrogen permease regulator 3 yields the protein MAPPVLPSPSNFLAVALVINRSRDGPNFVFHYPPHVLPPNAQSKNHEPSDGSAEYDDILLERLNQPGSLDADNNGDDLQQWTVGDDHLVTEDGTQIVPWEHVAGFPTKDLASILTPGRAYHKKLFQLSLDPLYCVSYPIHVPESGTWKKKKKKKKGKTERAKSVRTEESAVLVDFDPNEDNENTPNGADASQIDSKEEETTQQDEADDKRASMTMFNLVFIMNPKKHEAKELIATLYLNIIKKVNKAYKYCQQHSEFVWKESKRISALKDKGREDKRKMSSLWNEILATSSLAASVQDIYEAVSQNKIAALQLDTAAGPITPSVQIPVPFYITDLHNYGQTEQRGLWLTTANSFIGEDTIDEPGFLDRNFALLLMGDEKKIIAELQADPDPSTVAMVEFARLSKPTQSFCQVGQSNVLTLSQVRKYAQHFIFWRRAIAIPPLHARDVYIMSPNCDTRNLPKASLEWQKTFPLAPPLTNFLAELSYAPRPYKHFCPSKAHRPTYLAMLAWLMRGAWVTQLCTFAYVVVWPEIIYEVEHKIESDELRKADDTSSLGTSNNTLGSMGTEPVGEHSEADDGNGGGMGASSSSAGNGGIAAHVPTQIEQAAEKARLERIAEKTQREAAEKATAHARKVPPAATDHPSTNNAPHLARISPCIIVDAKKATGKESLYLAAIGTRLGKDPKVAKAWQTFWKYFNGQTALERIALQEEMKRKDAWNLLTAMSEHLICVRHW from the exons ATGGCGCCGCCCGTGCTCCCGAGCCCGTCCAACTTCCTGGCCGTGGCACTGGTCATCAACAGATCCCGTGATGGCCCTAACTTCGTCTTTCACTACCCGCCACATGTCTTACCGCCCAACGCCCAGTCGAAAAATCACGAGCCATCCGACGGGTCAGCCGAATATGACGACATCTTGCTGGAGCGTCTGAACCAACCTGGATCGCTGGATGCCGATAACAACGGTGATGACCTCCAGCAATGGACGGTCGGAGACGACCACCTGGTCACGGAGGATGGCACGCAAATTGTGCCTTGGGAACATGTGGCAGGCTTTCCTACAAAGGACCTCGCCAGCATTCTGACGCCGGGAAGGGCCTATCACAAGAAGCTCTTCCAGCTATCTCTGGATCCATTGTACTGTGTATCTTATCCTATACACGTCCCCGAGAGCGGgacgtggaagaagaagaaaaagaagaagaagggcaaaaCGGAAAGAGCCAAATCCGTCCGCACAGAAGAGTCGGCCGTGTTGGTCGATTTTGATCCAAACGAGGACAATGAAAATACGCCTAATGGCGCTGATGCGTCGCAAATCGATTcgaaagaggaagaaaccACTCAACAAGACGAGGCTGACGATAAGCGTGCCTCCATGACGATGTTCAACCTGGTCTTCATCATGAACCCGAAGAAGCACGAGGCCAAGGAACTTATTGCTACCCTGTATCTGAACATCATCAAGAAGGTCAACAAGGCCTACAAATACTGCCAGCAGCACAGCGAGTTTGTATGGAAGGAGTCGAAGCGCATATCGGCCTTGAAAGACAAGGGCCGAGAGGACA AACGCAAGATGAGCTCACTATGGAACGAGATTTTAGCCACGTCCTCTCTCGCAGCTTCGGTTCAGGACATCTATGAGGCCGTCTCTCAAAACAAGATTGCTGCTCTGCAGCTTGACACGGCTGCTGGGCCCATAACCCCGTCCGTTCAGATCCCCGTGCCGTTTTACATCACGGACCTGCATAACTACGGGCAGACGGAGCAGAGGGGTCTGTGGCTGACGACGGCCAACTCTTTCATTGGTGAAGACACCATCGACGAGCCTGGGTTTCTCGATCGCAATTTtgcgttgttgttgatgggcgacgagaagaagatcatcgccgagctgcaggCCGATCCGGATCCTAGCACCGTCGCCATGGTTGAGTTTGCCCGGCTATCAAAGCCAACGCAGTC ATTCTGTCAAGTCGGTCAGAGCAACGTCTTGACGCTAAGCCAGGTCCGCAAATACGCCCAGCACTTCATATTCTGGCGCCGTGCCATTGCCATACCTCCTCTTCACGCACGCGACGTTTACATCATGTCGCCAAACTGCGACACGCGGAACCTGCCCAAGGCAAGCCTCGAGTGGCAAAAGACATTTCCCTTGGCGCCACCGCTCACCaacttcctcgccgagctaTCATACGCCCCGCGACCGTACAAGCACTTCTGCCCAAGCAAGGCCCACCGTCCGACGTACCTCGCCATGCTTGCCTGGCTCATGCGCGGCGCCTGGGTAACGCAACTGTGCACATTTGCCTACGTGGTTGTCTGGCCCGAAATCATCTACGAAGTCGAGCACAAGATCGAAAGCGACGAGTTACGCAAGGCTGATGACACGTCGTCCCTCGgcaccagcaacaacaccctGGGCAGTATGGGTACTGAACCAGTTGGCGAACACTCCGAGGCTGATGATggcaatggcggcggcatgggcgcgagcagcagcagcgctgGCAATGGCGGCATAGCCGCGCATGTGCCGACGCAGATCGAACAGGCAGCAGAGAAGGCGCGCCTCGAGCGCATCGCGGAGAAGACACAgcgcgaggcggccgagaaggcgacggcgcaTGCGCGCAAGGTGCCGCCTGCCGCGACGGATCACCCGTCAACCAACAACGCACCACACCTGGCGCGCATATCGCCGTGCATCATTGTGGACGCCAAGAAGGCAACCGGAAAAGAGTCGCTTTACCTTGCGGCCATCGGTACGCGGCTTGGTAAAGACCCCAAGGTCGCCAAGGCATGGCAGACCTTTTGGAAGTACTTCAACGGGCAGACGGCACTCGAGAGAATAGCATTGCAGGAGGAAATGAAGCGCAAGGACGCGTGGAATCTGCTGACGGCGATGAGTGAGCATCTTATCTGCGTAAGACACTGGTAG